One window of Mobula hypostoma chromosome 30, sMobHyp1.1, whole genome shotgun sequence genomic DNA carries:
- the rce1a gene encoding CAAX prenyl protease 2 isoform X1: MADHGGGADLCSVSVVSCLLLACGYVGSLYVWRSRLPRDHPTVIKRRFTSVLIVSALSPLWVWVWRQYTGFKTGPSLLTLLGIHLEGILAAACFPLLLTMVLFVGPLIQLVMDYSWDLFDGLKMFLDPRCWAQCLADMRWMRNQVVAPLTEELVFRACMLPMLVPCTGLSRAIVTCPLFFGVAHFHHVIELLKFRQGTVVGIFLSAVFQFSYTAVFGAYTAFIFIRTGHLIGPVLCHSFCNYMGFPAIGAVIEHPQKLMIFFFYVLGVVLFLLLLFPLTDPTLYGTLAICHLTKPETSTSVCT; encoded by the exons ATGGCGGACCATGGCGGCGGCGCCGACCTCTGCTCCGTCTCGGTGGTGTCCTGCCTGCTGCTGGCCTGCGGCTACGTGGGCAGCCTGTACGTGTGGAGGAGCCGGTTACCCAG GGATCACCCAACCGTGATCAAGCGCCGATTCACCAGCGTCCTGATCGTCTCAGCACTTTCTCCGTTATGGGTCTGGGTGTGGCGTCAGTATACAGGCTTCAAG ACAGGTCCGTCGCTGCTGACGTTGCTGGGCATCCACTTGGAGGGCATCTTGGCGGCTGCCTGCTTTCCGCTCCTGCTgaccatg GTGCTGTTCGTTGGCCCACTGATTCAGCTGGTCATGGACTACTCCTGGGATCTCTTCGACGGGTTAAAGATGTTCCTAG ACCCTCGGTGTTGGGCGCAGTGCCTGGCGGACATGCGTTGGATGCGGAACCAGGTGGTGGCTCCGCTGACGGAGGAGCTGGTCTTCCGGGCGTGCATGTTGCCCATGCTGGTGCCCTGCACCGGCCTGAGCCGAGCCATCGTAACCTGCCCGCTTTTCTTCGGAGTCG CTCATTTCCACCACGTCATCGAGCTGCTGAAGTTCAGACAAGGGACAGTGGTCGGCATTTTCCTCTCGGCAG TTTTCCAGTTTTCCTACACGGCAGTGTTCGGGGCTTACACAGCGTTTATCTTCATCAGGACAG GGCACCTGATTGGTCCGGTTCTCTGCCATTCATTCTGTAACTACATGGGATTCCCAGCAATCGGGGCCGTCATCGAGCACCCTCAGAAGCTCATGATATTCTTCTTCTACGTGCTGGGAGTTGTCCTCTTCCTCTTGCTGCTCTTTCCCTTGACTGATCCTACCTTGTACGGGACGCTTGCTATCTGCCACCTCACCAAACCAGAAACCAGCACCTCGGTCTGCACCtga
- the rce1a gene encoding CAAX prenyl protease 2 isoform X2 gives MAAAPTSAPSRWCPACCWPAATWAACTCGGAGYPGPSLLTLLGIHLEGILAAACFPLLLTMVLFVGPLIQLVMDYSWDLFDGLKMFLDPRCWAQCLADMRWMRNQVVAPLTEELVFRACMLPMLVPCTGLSRAIVTCPLFFGVAHFHHVIELLKFRQGTVVGIFLSAVFQFSYTAVFGAYTAFIFIRTGHLIGPVLCHSFCNYMGFPAIGAVIEHPQKLMIFFFYVLGVVLFLLLLFPLTDPTLYGTLAICHLTKPETSTSVCT, from the exons ATGGCGGCGGCGCCGACCTCTGCTCCGTCTCGGTGGTGTCCTGCCTGCTGCTGGCCTGCGGCTACGTGGGCAGCCTGTACGTGTGGAGGAGCCGGTTACCCAG GTCCGTCGCTGCTGACGTTGCTGGGCATCCACTTGGAGGGCATCTTGGCGGCTGCCTGCTTTCCGCTCCTGCTgaccatg GTGCTGTTCGTTGGCCCACTGATTCAGCTGGTCATGGACTACTCCTGGGATCTCTTCGACGGGTTAAAGATGTTCCTAG ACCCTCGGTGTTGGGCGCAGTGCCTGGCGGACATGCGTTGGATGCGGAACCAGGTGGTGGCTCCGCTGACGGAGGAGCTGGTCTTCCGGGCGTGCATGTTGCCCATGCTGGTGCCCTGCACCGGCCTGAGCCGAGCCATCGTAACCTGCCCGCTTTTCTTCGGAGTCG CTCATTTCCACCACGTCATCGAGCTGCTGAAGTTCAGACAAGGGACAGTGGTCGGCATTTTCCTCTCGGCAG TTTTCCAGTTTTCCTACACGGCAGTGTTCGGGGCTTACACAGCGTTTATCTTCATCAGGACAG GGCACCTGATTGGTCCGGTTCTCTGCCATTCATTCTGTAACTACATGGGATTCCCAGCAATCGGGGCCGTCATCGAGCACCCTCAGAAGCTCATGATATTCTTCTTCTACGTGCTGGGAGTTGTCCTCTTCCTCTTGCTGCTCTTTCCCTTGACTGATCCTACCTTGTACGGGACGCTTGCTATCTGCCACCTCACCAAACCAGAAACCAGCACCTCGGTCTGCACCtga
- the rce1a gene encoding CAAX prenyl protease 2 isoform X3, with protein sequence MGLGVASVYRLQGPSLLTLLGIHLEGILAAACFPLLLTMVLFVGPLIQLVMDYSWDLFDGLKMFLDPRCWAQCLADMRWMRNQVVAPLTEELVFRACMLPMLVPCTGLSRAIVTCPLFFGVAHFHHVIELLKFRQGTVVGIFLSAVFQFSYTAVFGAYTAFIFIRTGHLIGPVLCHSFCNYMGFPAIGAVIEHPQKLMIFFFYVLGVVLFLLLLFPLTDPTLYGTLAICHLTKPETSTSVCT encoded by the exons ATGGGTCTGGGTGTGGCGTCAGTATACAGGCTTCAAG GTCCGTCGCTGCTGACGTTGCTGGGCATCCACTTGGAGGGCATCTTGGCGGCTGCCTGCTTTCCGCTCCTGCTgaccatg GTGCTGTTCGTTGGCCCACTGATTCAGCTGGTCATGGACTACTCCTGGGATCTCTTCGACGGGTTAAAGATGTTCCTAG ACCCTCGGTGTTGGGCGCAGTGCCTGGCGGACATGCGTTGGATGCGGAACCAGGTGGTGGCTCCGCTGACGGAGGAGCTGGTCTTCCGGGCGTGCATGTTGCCCATGCTGGTGCCCTGCACCGGCCTGAGCCGAGCCATCGTAACCTGCCCGCTTTTCTTCGGAGTCG CTCATTTCCACCACGTCATCGAGCTGCTGAAGTTCAGACAAGGGACAGTGGTCGGCATTTTCCTCTCGGCAG TTTTCCAGTTTTCCTACACGGCAGTGTTCGGGGCTTACACAGCGTTTATCTTCATCAGGACAG GGCACCTGATTGGTCCGGTTCTCTGCCATTCATTCTGTAACTACATGGGATTCCCAGCAATCGGGGCCGTCATCGAGCACCCTCAGAAGCTCATGATATTCTTCTTCTACGTGCTGGGAGTTGTCCTCTTCCTCTTGCTGCTCTTTCCCTTGACTGATCCTACCTTGTACGGGACGCTTGCTATCTGCCACCTCACCAAACCAGAAACCAGCACCTCGGTCTGCACCtga